One genomic segment of Tripterygium wilfordii isolate XIE 37 chromosome 9, ASM1340144v1, whole genome shotgun sequence includes these proteins:
- the LOC120006359 gene encoding uncharacterized protein LOC120006359 isoform X3, whose product MALPQFGIYSSVRVCVVCFNGSSRSGKDHLQASSDGIDSVTDTVSRLDIGADIDGKMETTSEHRPVVGVLECKCGMPLCICEAPAPTTNELPLQMAITSISAAQSNPNPKKTDIVPKNRGSTSNSKSGSVFNLGQANNVTVSMPQKDYEVNGEGLREAIKIGDTAAVKKLLSEGVDANYHDKQGSSLLHLGALFNRTDIVFTLMEHGASLDSKNAQGETPLDCAPATLQYKMRQKMEEIVQ is encoded by the exons ATG GCTTTGCCACAATTTGGCATCTACTCCTCTGTAAGAGTTTGTGTTGTCTGTTTTAATGGGTCCTCTAG ATCTGGGAAAGATCACTTACAAGCTTCTTCAGATGGCATTGATTCCGTAACAGATACAGTATCTAGATTAGATATTGGTGCAGATATAGACGGAAAAATGGAAACAACTTCAGAACATCGGCCTGTGGTAGGAGTTTTAGAATGCAAGTGTGGGATGCCTTTATGCATTTGTGAAGCTCCAGCCCCCACCACCAATGAACTTCCGCTGCAG ATGGCAATCACTTCCATCTCTGCTGCCCAATCAAATCCAAACCCAAAGAAGACGGACATTGTTCCAAAGAATAGAGGATCGACTTCAAACAGCAAGTCTGG TTCGGTCTTCAATCTTGGTCAAGCAAACAATGTTACTGTGAGTATGCCTCAGAAGGATTATGAAGTCAATGGAGAG GGTCTGAGAGAAGCTATAAAGATCGGGGATACTGCAGCAGTTAAGAAGCTCCTGAGTGAG GGTGTGGATGCAAATTACCACGACAAGCAAGGATCATCTTTACTTCATCTG GGGGCTCTGTTTAACCGAACTGATATAGTTTTTACCCTTATGGAACATGGAGCAAGCCTTGACAGCAAGAATGCACAAG GGGAAACTCCTCTGGACTGTGCTCCTGCCACTCTGCAATACAAGATGCGACAGAAGATGGAAGAAATTGTGCAGTGA
- the LOC120006359 gene encoding uncharacterized protein LOC120006359 isoform X2: MASDPPLFQNASRCDVCKCSFNTFRRRALPQFGIYSSVRVCVVCFNGSSRSGKDHLQASSDGIDSVTDTVSRLDIGADIDGKMETTSEHRPVVGVLECKCGMPLCICEAPAPTTNELPLQMAITSISAAQSNPNPKKTDIVPKNRGSTSNSKSGSVFNLGQANNVTVSMPQKDYEVNGEGLREAIKIGDTAAVKKLLSEGVDANYHDKQGSSLLHLGALFNRTDIVFTLMEHGASLDSKNAQGETPLDCAPATLQYKMRQKMEEIVQ, translated from the exons ATGGCGTCGGATCCTCCGCTTTTCCAGAACGCGTCGCGCTGTGACGTCTGCAAATGCAGTTTCAACACTTTCCGTCGACGG GCTTTGCCACAATTTGGCATCTACTCCTCTGTAAGAGTTTGTGTTGTCTGTTTTAATGGGTCCTCTAG ATCTGGGAAAGATCACTTACAAGCTTCTTCAGATGGCATTGATTCCGTAACAGATACAGTATCTAGATTAGATATTGGTGCAGATATAGACGGAAAAATGGAAACAACTTCAGAACATCGGCCTGTGGTAGGAGTTTTAGAATGCAAGTGTGGGATGCCTTTATGCATTTGTGAAGCTCCAGCCCCCACCACCAATGAACTTCCGCTGCAG ATGGCAATCACTTCCATCTCTGCTGCCCAATCAAATCCAAACCCAAAGAAGACGGACATTGTTCCAAAGAATAGAGGATCGACTTCAAACAGCAAGTCTGG TTCGGTCTTCAATCTTGGTCAAGCAAACAATGTTACTGTGAGTATGCCTCAGAAGGATTATGAAGTCAATGGAGAG GGTCTGAGAGAAGCTATAAAGATCGGGGATACTGCAGCAGTTAAGAAGCTCCTGAGTGAG GGTGTGGATGCAAATTACCACGACAAGCAAGGATCATCTTTACTTCATCTG GGGGCTCTGTTTAACCGAACTGATATAGTTTTTACCCTTATGGAACATGGAGCAAGCCTTGACAGCAAGAATGCACAAG GGGAAACTCCTCTGGACTGTGCTCCTGCCACTCTGCAATACAAGATGCGACAGAAGATGGAAGAAATTGTGCAGTGA
- the LOC120006359 gene encoding uncharacterized protein LOC120006359 isoform X1 has translation MASDPPLFQNASRCDVCKCSFNTFRRRHHCRCCGRTLCHEHSSDQMALPQFGIYSSVRVCVVCFNGSSRSGKDHLQASSDGIDSVTDTVSRLDIGADIDGKMETTSEHRPVVGVLECKCGMPLCICEAPAPTTNELPLQMAITSISAAQSNPNPKKTDIVPKNRGSTSNSKSGSVFNLGQANNVTVSMPQKDYEVNGEGLREAIKIGDTAAVKKLLSEGVDANYHDKQGSSLLHLGALFNRTDIVFTLMEHGASLDSKNAQGETPLDCAPATLQYKMRQKMEEIVQ, from the exons ATGGCGTCGGATCCTCCGCTTTTCCAGAACGCGTCGCGCTGTGACGTCTGCAAATGCAGTTTCAACACTTTCCGTCGACGG CATCATTGCCGATGTTGTGGGAGGACATTATGCCATGAACATTCATCAGATCAAATG GCTTTGCCACAATTTGGCATCTACTCCTCTGTAAGAGTTTGTGTTGTCTGTTTTAATGGGTCCTCTAG ATCTGGGAAAGATCACTTACAAGCTTCTTCAGATGGCATTGATTCCGTAACAGATACAGTATCTAGATTAGATATTGGTGCAGATATAGACGGAAAAATGGAAACAACTTCAGAACATCGGCCTGTGGTAGGAGTTTTAGAATGCAAGTGTGGGATGCCTTTATGCATTTGTGAAGCTCCAGCCCCCACCACCAATGAACTTCCGCTGCAG ATGGCAATCACTTCCATCTCTGCTGCCCAATCAAATCCAAACCCAAAGAAGACGGACATTGTTCCAAAGAATAGAGGATCGACTTCAAACAGCAAGTCTGG TTCGGTCTTCAATCTTGGTCAAGCAAACAATGTTACTGTGAGTATGCCTCAGAAGGATTATGAAGTCAATGGAGAG GGTCTGAGAGAAGCTATAAAGATCGGGGATACTGCAGCAGTTAAGAAGCTCCTGAGTGAG GGTGTGGATGCAAATTACCACGACAAGCAAGGATCATCTTTACTTCATCTG GGGGCTCTGTTTAACCGAACTGATATAGTTTTTACCCTTATGGAACATGGAGCAAGCCTTGACAGCAAGAATGCACAAG GGGAAACTCCTCTGGACTGTGCTCCTGCCACTCTGCAATACAAGATGCGACAGAAGATGGAAGAAATTGTGCAGTGA
- the LOC120005443 gene encoding protein TIFY 3B-like isoform X1 → MAGPEVKPIVEVEQVKKEQEVIDSVPAAAAGGGSDLDLTEFGSGKGNDKLVQKDDTRPPTMKVSGTNAPAQLTIFYGERVFVFDSIPFEKVGEIVRIAAAASPGDVKNIGTGGPATKPILSRSPSLLSTATPLASPQIHMPSCKLQAELPIARRHSLQRFFEKRRDRLVSKNPYPIPDGTKKAESSKPDVCAQASPNAGCFEKSNEPQAA, encoded by the exons ATGGCAGGACCTGAAGTGAAGCCAATAGTTGAGGTAGAGCAAGTGAAGAAGGAGCAAGAGGTCATTGACTCTgttcctgctgctgctgctggtggCGGCAGTGATTTGGACCTGACTGAGTTCGGATCTGGCAAAGGAAACGACAAGCTAGTCCAAAAGGATGACACCAG GCCCCCAACGATGAAGGTGTCTGGAACAAATGCTCCAGCTCAGCTTACCATATTCTATGGTGAAAGAGTTTTTGTATTTGATTCAATTCCATTTGAAAAG GTTGGTGAGATTGTTCGTATTGCTGCTGCTGCAAGCCCCGGTGACGTGAAGAATATTGGCACTGGTGGTCCTGCAACTAAACCAATTCTCTCAAGATCTCCCTCACTGCTAAGTACAGCAACACCTTTGGCTTCACCACAGATTCATATGCCCTCGTGTAAATTGCAAGCTG AATTACCAATAGCGAGGAGGCATTCTCTTCAGCGATTCTTCGAAAAGCGCCGTGACAG ACTGGTGAGCAAGAACCCGTATCCTATCCCAGACGGGACCAAAAAAGCGGAAAGCTCAAAACCTGATGTTTGTGCGCAAGCATCACCAAATGCAGGCTGCTTTGAAAAGTCTAATGAACCTCAGGCTGCTTGA
- the LOC120005443 gene encoding protein TIFY 3-like isoform X2, producing MAGPEVKPIVEVEQVKKEQEVIDSVPAAAAGGGSDLDLTEFGSGKGNDKLVQKDDTRPPTMKVSGTNAPAQLTIFYGERVFVFDSIPFEKVGEIVRIAAAASPGDVKNIGTGGPATKPILSRSPSLLSTATPLASPQIHMPSCKLQAAS from the exons ATGGCAGGACCTGAAGTGAAGCCAATAGTTGAGGTAGAGCAAGTGAAGAAGGAGCAAGAGGTCATTGACTCTgttcctgctgctgctgctggtggCGGCAGTGATTTGGACCTGACTGAGTTCGGATCTGGCAAAGGAAACGACAAGCTAGTCCAAAAGGATGACACCAG GCCCCCAACGATGAAGGTGTCTGGAACAAATGCTCCAGCTCAGCTTACCATATTCTATGGTGAAAGAGTTTTTGTATTTGATTCAATTCCATTTGAAAAG GTTGGTGAGATTGTTCGTATTGCTGCTGCTGCAAGCCCCGGTGACGTGAAGAATATTGGCACTGGTGGTCCTGCAACTAAACCAATTCTCTCAAGATCTCCCTCACTGCTAAGTACAGCAACACCTTTGGCTTCACCACAGATTCATATGCCCTCGTGTAAATTGCAAGCTG CTTCATGA